DNA from Scheffersomyces stipitis CBS 6054 chromosome 1, whole genome shotgun sequence:
ATCTTCGAATAGTTTAAAAGGGAAGTTCACGAAGCATTTGGCGGTGAAAACCCCAAGCTTGAAGGTATTTCTTTCgaatttttgaagaaattcgatatttgaagtttttcATCAACGAGGAATTGCGTCTTTATCCAAGTGTCCCAATCAACTTTCGAGTTGCAACCAAGAAAACCACTTTGTCAGTTGGTGGTGGCAAGATGGTCTTTTACCAATCTTTATTGGCAAAGGTACTACTGTTGCTTATTgtactttcaccaccatAGATCACAGGAGTTTTACGGAGATGACTCTCGTGAATTCGGGCCAATATTATGGaccaatttgaacaagtttAGATAGGCTTACCTTCCTTTCAACGAAGGTCCAAGAATTTGCTGGGAACAACGGTCTTCTTTATCTGAACCTTCTTTTGTAATTGTTAGACCGAAGGCAACAGACCTTACCCTTCAAGTAACTCTGTCCATTTGATGATTTGTCACGAAGATGGTGATTTTGTTGAGATATATTGAGCTGAAGACCAATGTTGATATGAGTTCTGTTACAGTAAAGTATAGATAGATAGCGAAATAGTTTATTCCGAGAAGATATCCGTGTATTGGAAGTATCTGGTATTATATAAATTCCGATTCAAATGATTTCGCATCAAAAAATGAAGCTCAGTAGAGTAGTACAGATGCACCTTCGTGACATATACGTAGAAAAAGTTTAGATTGAATCGTCATCGACTTTTCTATACAGTTATAAATTTAAAGGACTTTCCTACGTGGGTTCGTCATGAAAAGCTATTTTCCAAGCAGTTGTAATCACTTCTGAGGTAATAACTTTGAATTGGCTTCATTGAAAATCAGATCAAtaatttgcacccaatcAATGAGCCAGGAAAAAAAGCATCCGTTTCCCAGTCTTGCACAAAAAGGTTGCTGCAGCAAGTGGTAGACCGTCTGCTTTTAATGTATACAATTTTCAACGTGAAAGCTCTATGATGTAATTTGGATTATCTACCGAGGTATTCGCTGTAGGAAATGTATCGATAACTATCCAGAAACATGACAGATGCACAGAAATTGCGTGCGTTTCTTTTCCGGAACATTCAATTTTTATCcgaaatttgaaatttctttTTTAGCGCAGTATCAGATTGAGGACCAATATGCCGGGTTTCCCCGAAACATGACAATTATACCCAGCCTTACAATCCCGGATGTAAAAGTCACCCCATACGCCAGCAAACTTTCAGGAAGTTTGGAATATGCAACATACAGATCTTTTGTTGCAGATATGAAGACTAACAAGGCGCAAAAGGTGATCATATAGTTTTTCCGTAATAGAAGGAGGTCGAGGTCCATGCTGGAAGAAGTCCTTGGGCCAGCCCAATTGAAAGGCAGATTGCCAATATTGAGTATAGGGCTTCTCATACTTTTGAGATATTCATTGAAGCATATCTAAATACCTCCTAGTGCAACATCGATGTAGTTGTGAGAAATACCCTTGGGTTAGCCTCATTgcaatttgaaaatctcTTCCGAATTGGGGGCGCAGAGATGTCATTTGCGCATGTCACTAAGATTATTTTTTGGGTATTTTCCGGCTTGAGAATTTTACCTCAGCCATCAATCAAATATTGCAGCCATTCAATCGAGTATAAATATCAACCGGAAGAAACCCTATTTTGCAATCCAGTTACTTTTATGTCCTCATCATCACACATTATTCAATACAATGTCCTCACAAGATTTACCCTCGGGTGCTCAAACCCCAATCGATGGTTCTTCCATCCTCGAAGATAAAGTTGAGCAAAGTTCGTCCTCAAATAGCCAAAGTGATTTAGCTTCTATTCCAGCAACAGGTATCAAAGCCTATCTCttggtttgtttcttctgcaTGTTGGTTGCCTTCGGTGGCTTCGTATTCGGTTTCGATACCGGTACTATTTCCGGTTTCCTTAATATGTCTGATTTCCTTTCCAGATTTGGTCAAGATGGTTCTGAAGGAAAATATTTGTCTGATATCAGAGTCGGTTTGATTGTTTCCATTTTTAACATTGGTTGTGCAATTGGTGGTATTTTCCTTTCTAAGATAGGAGATGTTTACggtagaagaattggtatCATTTCAGCTATGGTTGTCTATGTCGTCGGTATAATCATCCAGATCTCGTCCCAAGATAAGTGGTATCAACTTACAATTGGACGTGGAGTTACAGGATTAGCTGTTGGTACTGTTTCGGTTTTGTCTCCAATGTTCATTAGTGAAAGTGCTCCCAAGCATTTGAGAGGTACTTTGGTATACTGTTACCAATTATGCATCACCTTAGGTATTTTCATTGGTTACTGTGTCACTTATGGAACCAAAGATTTAAATGATTCAAGACAATGGAGAGTTCCTTTGGGTTTATGTTTCCTTTGGGCTATTTTCTTAGTTGTTGGTATGTTGGCTATGCCAGAATCCCCAAGATTCttgattgaaaagaagagaatcgaagaagccaagaagtcCCTTGCAAGatccaacaagttgtctcCAGAAGATCCAGGTGTCTACActgaagttcaattgaTTCAAGCTGGTATTGACAGAGAAGCTGCTGCAGGTTCTGCTTCGTGGATGGAATTGATTACCGGTAAACCAGCTATTTTCAGAAGAGTTATCATGGGAATTATCTTACAGTCTTTGCAGCAATTAACTGGTGTCaactatttcttctactacgGAACTACAATCTTCCAAGCTGTTGGTTTGCAAGATTCCTTCCAGACTTCCATCATC
Protein-coding regions in this window:
- the SUT4 gene encoding sugar transporter protein (Sugar UpTake (tentative) with sequence similarity to similar) encodes the protein MSSQDLPSGAQTPIDGSSILEDKVEQSSSSNSQSDLASIPATGIKAYLLVCFFCMLVAFGGFVFGFDTGTISGFLNMSDFLSRFGQDGSEGKYLSDIRVGLIVSIFNIGCAIGGIFLSKIGDVYGRRIGIISAMVVYVVGIIIQISSQDKWYQLTIGRGVTGLAVGTVSVLSPMFISESAPKHLRGTLVYCYQLCITLGIFIGYCVTYGTKDLNDSRQWRVPLGLCFLWAIFLVVGMLAMPESPRFLIEKKRIEEAKKSLARSNKLSPEDPGVYTEVQLIQAGIDREAAAGSASWMELITGKPAIFRRVIMGIILQSLQQLTGVNYFFYYGTTIFQAVGLQDSFQTSIILGTVNFLSTFVGIWAIERFGRRQCLLVGSAGMFVCFIIYSVIGTTHLFIDGVVDNDNTRQSSGNAMIFITCLFIFFFACTWAGGVFTIISESYPLRIRSKAMSIATAANWMWGFLISFCTPFIVNAINFKFGFVFTGCLLFSFFYVYFFVSETKGLSLEEVDELYAEGIAPWKSGAWVPPSAQQQMQNSTYGAETKEQEQV